The genomic DNA CTGTGATCCGTGCTCGGTGCTTACCTAGTGCCCCATTTCCCTTCAAATCCCCTGCAGATTAGCCAGACACAAAAGCATGGTGGATCTGCACATTATCATATGAGAAAGCTTCATGAGGCCACCATCAAAGGGACGCACATTCAGAAAGACAGAAACCAGCCACTCAGACCACACATGTAACAAGTGTTGTCTTCTCTGCTAGAGTACTGATACAGTCATAAATAAACAGTTAGAATATGAATCGACCACACAAACTGACCAGCAATTTTCCACACGTTGGAAACGCTGGTTCGCATTCGCACCAGCAGGATATCAACATTAAGAAATACTATGTTAACAGTGCAGTGAGATTATTGAAAACCAGTAAGGGACAGGACAGCATTTTTTCCAAGCTTGGGAGGCTATGTCATGCATTACCTGACAGTAATGGTATCGACACCTATCTCGCATAGGAGACATGAAGTCTGGTGCAAGGGCTTGCATTTATTTACCTGCCTACAAACTTCCGTAGGTTAGCTAGTCAACATAACATGTTTCATAGGCCGTCGTTCACTACGAACACAACGTCAACCAGTGTTAACGTTGCTTACAAACCTCACGTGTAGTGAGTTTAACATTTCAACAGAACAACATCTTCACATTATGATTGTCTGACGCAGAACAATCTTCAGTTTAAGGCAATTTGTCTTCTGTTTCGAGGTTATCATTTATGCCAGGCATTCGTAAAATGACTGCATAACATCCTCTGTTGATCATTACCATCCAGCTAGCAATGTTTTATTATGGCTAACAGAAAACGTTATTAACGTTACTTCCCGACAACCTCGATCTTTGGATACAACTCTGATACCGATAACGTTAACCGTTAGTGCCAGAAGGGATAGTGGTAGTTAATGATCGATACTTCAAAAGAATGGAATTAAATGCCACACAACAGTCTGATATGATTGGACCTGATCAGTGGTCATCTTCTTGCTACGTAATATTAGCCTAGACCTCGCAAAAAGGTTAGCCAGCTAGGTGACGTTGATTATTATTAACGCTGTCTATTTAGCACAACCACAAAACTGACACGTTGTCGTAAATAAAACTGTTTGGTCCTTGGGCCATATTAAAATATGATCAGGTAAAGAAGTTAACAGTGGGATTATTCTATTAAGGTATCACAATCACTGTCGTTAGCTAATGTTACCCATCGCTAGATATTGCTACCCACGGCGGCTGGTGTAATCCTGGGAGGGTTTGTAGCCAAGTTGCTAGCAAGTAGCCTAGCCATGCTACCATAACATTTCATTACTGGTTAGCTTAGCGTTTTTCCAGTTAGCTGATGTTTCGAATTACTCGTTAGCTATGCTAGATATTGAAAGCCCAGATGAATGTAAGaggttagctaacgttaacgttaccatGAAATGACTTTTAATCTTACCTTTCGCCTTGTCGGTTGGATAGAGCTTTTCAGCTTTATGTAAAAATTTAACCGCCTTATCTTTATCTCCTGCTGCTAAGTATTTCGTGGCAATATTTATACATTTTTCAGCTTCGTCTCGGTTGCTTTCCATCTTCCTTCCTCTTACACCCCCCGCTCAGCTGATACCTTGAGAGGCTGACAACCGCAAAACGATAAATTCCATGCGTTCGACGCAGCACATTCGACACCAGTTTCTGGATCAAGGTCTTATTGAAATTACCCAAAAGAGAATATTATTTTAATGACACTTATATTCTTTATAACATGATTTAGTGGAGCGCTGCATATTTTACCACCAACAATTGAATTCTTATATATACGAATCGGTTGAGCTTAATGTTTAAATAGATGTTGCCACgacatttcatttttggtgTAGAGAAAATACAGATAACCTAAAAGTTTTTTCGCCCCTTTGGACCTTGGCTAAAGGCTCAGACTTAAAAATGCATCCAGACCGATCTCTCCTTAAaattgcatgcatgtatgtagcCTGCCAAGAGGGCTGACAAATGTAGGCCTGGTCATAATGGACCTTACCAGTCCTAAAATAGCCTGTGCAGGACTCAGAACAGCCATTCTGAactaaaatgctaaaaatgactGAAATGCTACCTGGTATTTAATGGCAATATTAAAATCACAGTCAGAAAATTGCAAGAAACAGACACTGAGCATTGCATCAAATGGAATCTCTGTTTAATGcaggtgtactgtacagtaaataTAGGATCAAAAACATAATGACCTAAAGGCACACTGGAATTGAACATGTATGCTGACATTCTATTGCTGGATGGTACCTTCCACAGCATGGCCCAAATTAGCAAGTGCTGCATGACAGCGGAAGTGGAGTCTTGATTCCATTGAGTAATCCCTGTAGTTCAGCCTGCAATAATAGATGTGGGAgttgtttttatatatttttcttcCTAGTCAGTCAGTTTTTTTGAGGACTACAAGGTGCTGAAAGTAATTTCTAATCCGTAACACTTTGTCATATTCAGCAATATCTCCTCCTCACAATACACTAGCTGTCCATTCTGAGAGTGCACTAAGGACAAACAAGTCTTCACACCCACAGGCAGCCCTGGAACAAAGCGGAGCGAGCCTGTCCCCCAAAACGAAAGGGGGGacaggagtttgtgtgtgtgtgtgtgtgtgtgtgtgtgtgtgtgtgtgagagagatgttttGTTAGATGTTCGCTTGCTGCATCTTTCAGTATCTTTTAGCATGCCATGTGTCAAATATCTGTATATGCTTGGTCTGTGTCGTCTCATGAAGAGAATTATTGGGGAATTAAGTCAAACCACTTTTTGGAATAAAACATTAATTTGTCAAGAGAAACACTCACTTGGCATTTTCAATGTAGGTCACGGCTTTCTCAGTGTCTCCTTGCTGGTTGTAGAGGAGGCCCAATTCATACACAGTGAATGGCACCAGATAGTCATCAAATTTAATATTCTTCTCACTGTTGGGTTAGAATATGTCATTAATACCAGTTGCTCCACATTAAGTCTTCTCCTTGTCTATTCAGCAGCGTACTTGTAGCTTTCAAGGCCAACTTTAACTTAAGTATTTCTAGCACTGAGtcctgaaaaaataaaataaaaaaatattgaacACCAAGATAGTGATTTTTCATCTTGTGTGATGGTTTCTGCGCTCACTTTGAGATGACGTGAGTGAAACAGCTCTCGGCCTCAGGCAGTCGGCCCAGGTGCCTGAGACACAGACCCTTCAGCATCTGCACCACACACTGGTCATCAACAAGGTACTCCGATGGCTctgatggagaggagaagaccACAGACAACGCCTCTTGTGTTAGTCAGCCGAGACAActggtgtgtgttcatgccATGTAGCACACCAATGTCGTCACCACAAAGGATAGAGTCCTCAACTCACTCGGGTCACTGGTCAGTTGCTCCTCGGCTTTCTTTATGGTGTTGAGGATGCTCTCTGTTAGCTCAGGCCTCTTGCCCACAATAGTAAAGCCATTCCACACGTACATCATTTCCTGAATAAGACAGAGGATCGGGTCACACACAGATTTGTATTCCTAtattcatgctgttgtaaaACGTGGTGGAGTGCATCAGATGGACGGACTGTGCTGACCAGAGCAGGGATAACCAATTTAGTTGGTTCAGGATCTCTGTAGCGTATTGCTTTCCGTGCTGCAAACTTCTCAGTAGGGACAGACTTTCCAGCAAATTTCAGCCTAAGGCTTTCCACTTGTCTAAATAATAGGGACAAACAGAAATAGAAGCAATTAATATGCACtctaaacaaacaatcaaaaacCAAAGGATAATGAAAACAACTTTGTCAGACTGttgatctgttttttttatttatttatttttaaatgaatcTGAGAAAGTGCTTGCAAACCAGCTTCTCTCCCCTAGGAATGAAAACCTAAACATTGATATTTTTTGATGCATTAGTCTTCTCTGACTGAACAGGAAGAGTGCAACTCCACCTCCACAACAGTCCTTCATGCTGCTCACCTGAACAGCTCCTCAACCTGCTCTCCAGTCTTGCTCACTTCCTCCGGTGGCATCATGCTCAGAATGGAGGCTTTCTGAAACACGTAGGTGGCCTGCGGACCACACATATGGTTATGAACTGAAATGCCAAGACGACTGGAATAGATCAGATTGTTCAGGAAATAAAAATATACTTGAATAGAAACATGGGGGTGATGGGTTGtataatgttgaaaatgaagaACATGAAGAATGATGACAGCAAAGAGGATTTAAATTCACATGATCCCCTGTACCTGGGACCACTTGCTCTCTTTACTGAGTAAGTCTGCATAGCGATAGGCCTCCAACCAGTTCTGTTGGTAGGAATAGGACCACATCAGCTCCCAGTAGCACAAGTGGTGGACCTGACGCCATTCCTGCTGGGCAGCAATGCACTCCAGAAACTTCTCCTGGCCCTGTGACGCAGTAGCATACAGAACATACACATTTGTGTTGCTTATTCAGAAGGAGATTTTGTTTACCAATTGCATTTCATTACAGGAAACTAAAATACATTTCCCTGGGCCTCATGCAATGCAGCAAGAGTACTCACCATTTCAAAGTTCCCTTTTAGCACTGCAATTCTGGCAGTGTAGAAAAGCATGAGCGCCCCCTAGTGGAGGACACAAAACTACACATATTAGGATTAAAGGATGTTTGTAGCTCTTGTTGAAGAGATAAAAGTAGGAACATTTCTTACATTGGGAAACTTTTGAACATACGGCTCCAGCAGGGTTTCAGCTTCAGCAAGATTACACTCGCCAGTCCCTGGAAAAACAATACCGGTATTATTTTAGTAAAACCTCTGTATTACATAATCTTACCACTGGAGGGAGTAACCACATACACTTCAAGGCTCCACGATCCACAAACCAAACAATACCACATCATGCATACAGCTTTAATGCCAGTGTGTGAGACTGGAAGTACATTTTGCTATACACCAAGTTTTTACGCTACGCGAACAGAGTGCTTCAGTTGTGGACCCCGTGTAGCCTCCCTGTAGGGCCTGATGAGATTATGTCCGTAgtttaaaaaaacatcttaTCTCGAAGACAGTCACTTCTCTTTTCGGCCATCATCTACAAAAACGTCAGGGGAGTTAAGGAGATTACagattacaatgcctcattgGGCCTTTGAACCAATGAGGCATTACACGTGTTTTTATGCTTCTGTTGATGAAACATTCCTAAC from Sardina pilchardus chromosome 2, fSarPil1.1, whole genome shotgun sequence includes the following:
- the LOC134075163 gene encoding tetratricopeptide repeat protein 39B-like — protein: MAQVIITHSETKDEDAFASIIKPTQMDLEVALSESFTALNLFLNNKFLEALDILRPWRNDSMYHAMGYSSILAMQAGMTFEPKDMEKAVEALQEALVTCQRFRRKITFVEAISNMVSRRDPPQMTEEEMHAELCYAEVLLQRAALTFIEDEGMIGFIKGGMKIRASYQIFKQCQDLLNVSQNLNEESDAFKNFAGGVNMGIGSFNLMLSLFPAKVLRLLEFLGFAGDREEGLSQLHQGAASNTLRSILSTLTLLMFHTYVSVILGTGECNLAEAETLLEPYVQKFPNGALMLFYTARIAVLKGNFEMGQEKFLECIAAQQEWRQVHHLCYWELMWSYSYQQNWLEAYRYADLLSKESKWSQATYVFQKASILSMMPPEEVSKTGEQVEELFRQVESLRLKFAGKSVPTEKFAARKAIRYRDPEPTKLVIPALEMMYVWNGFTIVGKRPELTESILNTIKKAEEQLTSDPKPSEYLVDDQCVVQMLKGLCLRHLGRLPEAESCFTHVISNEKNIKFDDYLVPFTVYELGLLYNQQGDTEKAVTYIENAKLNYRDYSMESRLHFRCHAALANLGHAVEGTIQQ